A window of the Mucilaginibacter sp. cycad4 genome harbors these coding sequences:
- a CDS encoding beta-ketoacyl-ACP synthase III gives MSKVHAAITAVHGYVPNYVLTNQELETMVDTNDEWITSRTGIKERRILKGEGLATSDMAVPAVTELLKKRGIGADEIDLIIFCTTTPDMIFPATANLLAHKIGAKNAWGFDLQAACSGFVYGLTTGAQFIESGKHKKVLVVGGDKMSAIINYQDRATCIIFGDGCGAVLLEPNEEGNGVIDSILKSDGAGSQYLNLKAGGSLKPASHETVDAKEHYAYQEGQAVFKFAVTNMADVAHEVMERNQLTGDDIAWLVPHQANKRIIDATANRTGISSDKVIVNIERYGNTTNGTIPLCLWEWESKFKKGDNLILAAFGGGFTWGSVYLKWAY, from the coding sequence ATGAGTAAAGTTCATGCCGCTATTACCGCAGTACATGGTTACGTTCCCAACTATGTATTAACCAACCAGGAACTGGAAACAATGGTTGATACAAATGACGAATGGATAACCAGCCGTACCGGTATCAAAGAGCGGCGCATATTAAAAGGCGAAGGCCTTGCTACATCTGATATGGCGGTCCCGGCCGTTACCGAGCTGCTCAAAAAACGCGGCATCGGCGCAGATGAGATCGATCTTATCATCTTTTGTACTACTACCCCTGATATGATCTTCCCGGCTACGGCAAACCTTTTAGCGCATAAAATTGGTGCTAAAAACGCATGGGGATTTGATTTACAGGCAGCCTGCTCAGGCTTTGTATATGGTTTAACAACAGGCGCCCAATTTATTGAAAGCGGCAAGCATAAAAAAGTGCTGGTTGTTGGCGGCGATAAAATGTCGGCCATTATTAACTACCAGGACCGTGCTACCTGCATCATTTTTGGTGACGGCTGCGGCGCGGTATTACTTGAGCCCAATGAAGAAGGCAACGGTGTTATCGATTCTATTTTAAAAAGTGATGGCGCGGGCAGCCAGTATTTAAACCTGAAAGCCGGCGGTTCATTGAAACCGGCAAGCCATGAAACGGTTGATGCTAAAGAACACTACGCCTACCAGGAAGGCCAGGCTGTGTTTAAATTTGCAGTAACCAACATGGCCGATGTTGCGCACGAAGTAATGGAACGCAACCAGCTTACCGGTGATGATATTGCCTGGTTGGTGCCACACCAGGCCAACAAACGCATTATTGATGCTACGGCAAACCGCACAGGTATCAGTTCAGATAAAGTGATCGTTAATATCGAGCGCTATGGTAATACAACCAACGGCACCATCCCGCTTTGTTTGTGGGAGTGGGAAAGCAAGTTTAAAAAAGGGGACAACCTTATTTTGGCGGCTTTTGGCGGCGGCTTTACCTGGGGTTCGGTATATTTAAAATGGGCTTATTGA
- the accB gene encoding acetyl-CoA carboxylase biotin carboxyl carrier protein, whose product MDIKQIQDLIRFVSKSGVNEVSIEQKDFKITIKTNEVQPTVVHATIPAVTQPVTPVLPTAPAPAPVEPAAPAGPDTSKYITVKSPMIGTFYRSSSPDKPMFVNVGDEIKPGSVVCIIEAMKLFNEIESEVSGRIVKILVDNASPVEYDQPLFLVEPV is encoded by the coding sequence ATGGATATTAAACAAATTCAGGACCTTATTCGCTTTGTTTCCAAATCGGGCGTGAACGAAGTATCAATCGAGCAAAAAGATTTCAAGATCACCATAAAAACCAACGAGGTACAGCCTACGGTGGTTCATGCTACAATTCCTGCGGTTACACAACCTGTTACGCCGGTATTGCCAACCGCACCAGCTCCGGCTCCTGTTGAGCCTGCTGCACCAGCCGGTCCTGATACATCGAAATACATTACCGTTAAATCGCCTATGATCGGTACTTTTTACCGCTCATCAAGCCCGGATAAACCTATGTTTGTTAACGTTGGCGACGAGATAAAACCAGGTTCTGTAGTATGTATCATTGAAGCAATGAAACTGTTCAATGAAATTGAATCAGAAGTTTCAGGCCGTATAGTAAAAATTCTTGTTGATAACGCTTCACCTGTTGAGTACGATCAACCCTTGTTTTTAGTAGAACCAGTTTAA
- the accC gene encoding acetyl-CoA carboxylase biotin carboxylase subunit, which yields MFKKILIANRGEIALRIIRTCKEMGIKTVAVYSTADRDSLHVRFADEAVCIGPPPSRDSYLNIPNIISAAELTNADAIHPGYGFLSENAKFSAICAEYGIKFIGATAEQINQMGDKASAKDTMKKAGVPIVPGSDGLLSDVKSGIAIANKIGYPVILKATAGGGGRGMRIVWKDEEFENAWDSARAESGAAFGNDGLYLEKYVQDPRHIEIQVVGDQFGKVCHLSERDCSIQRRHQKLVEESPSPFMTEKLRKKMGEAAIKGAKAVSYEGAGTVEFLVDKDRNFYFMEMNTRIQVEHPVTEEVINFDLIKEQIKVAAGIPISGKNYEPTMHAIECRINAEDPFNGFRPSPGKITNFHSPGGHGVRIDTHVYTGYVIPPNYDSMIAKVICVAQTRDEALSTMERALSEFVIEGVKTTIPFHLKLLKDPNFRAGNFTTKFMDTFEL from the coding sequence ATGTTTAAAAAAATATTAATAGCTAACCGTGGCGAAATCGCCCTCCGTATTATCCGTACCTGTAAGGAAATGGGTATTAAAACGGTAGCTGTATATTCAACTGCAGATCGCGATAGCCTTCATGTTCGCTTTGCCGACGAAGCTGTTTGTATCGGTCCACCGCCAAGCCGCGATTCCTATTTAAATATTCCTAATATCATTTCAGCTGCCGAACTAACCAACGCCGATGCTATCCATCCTGGCTATGGCTTCCTGTCTGAAAATGCCAAGTTCTCTGCCATTTGCGCTGAGTATGGTATCAAATTTATTGGTGCCACTGCCGAGCAGATCAACCAGATGGGTGATAAAGCTTCGGCTAAGGATACCATGAAAAAAGCGGGTGTACCTATCGTTCCCGGTTCTGATGGTTTGCTTAGCGATGTAAAATCAGGGATTGCTATCGCCAATAAAATAGGTTACCCTGTTATATTGAAAGCTACCGCCGGCGGTGGTGGCCGTGGTATGCGCATTGTTTGGAAAGACGAGGAGTTTGAGAACGCCTGGGATTCGGCCCGTGCCGAATCTGGTGCAGCCTTTGGTAATGATGGCTTATATCTTGAAAAATATGTTCAGGACCCGCGCCACATCGAAATCCAGGTTGTGGGCGATCAGTTTGGCAAAGTTTGCCATTTGTCTGAACGTGACTGCTCCATCCAGCGCCGTCACCAGAAACTGGTTGAAGAATCACCTTCACCTTTCATGACCGAAAAGCTTCGCAAAAAAATGGGTGAGGCTGCTATTAAAGGTGCCAAAGCTGTTTCATATGAAGGTGCAGGTACAGTAGAGTTTTTGGTTGATAAAGACCGCAACTTCTACTTTATGGAGATGAACACCCGCATCCAGGTGGAGCACCCGGTTACCGAAGAGGTGATCAACTTCGATCTGATCAAAGAGCAAATTAAAGTTGCTGCAGGTATCCCTATCTCAGGTAAAAACTACGAGCCAACCATGCACGCCATTGAATGCCGTATCAATGCCGAAGATCCGTTTAACGGTTTCCGCCCGTCACCTGGTAAGATAACCAATTTCCACTCACCAGGTGGTCATGGCGTACGTATCGATACACACGTGTACACAGGATATGTTATTCCGCCAAATTACGATTCAATGATTGCTAAAGTTATTTGCGTGGCTCAAACCCGCGATGAAGCTTTAAGCACTATGGAACGCGCATTGAGCGAATTTGTGATAGAAGGCGTAAAAACTACCATTCCATTCCATTTAAAATTATTGAAGGATCCTAACTTCCGCGCTGGTAATTTTACCACCAAGTTTATGGATACATTTGAATTATAA
- the tatC gene encoding twin-arginine translocase subunit TatC, with amino-acid sequence MSENKIIKAIKDKGKTLEAEMSFFDHLEALRWHLVRASVAIVIFTAVVFYYYDWIFDTIIMGPSKSTFWTYRMLCKIGAALHRDGFCIDKVNIKLINTEMAGQFTLQINSALIIGITLGVPYLIWEIWRFIKPALHDAERKAATGFVFYACVLFFLGITFGYFVITPMSINFLSSYTVSTVIQNLFDIDSYISSVATLTLATGVVFQLPIIVYILANLGVMTPKFMKETRRYAIVVILVIAAVVTPTPDMLTMTVVSIPLFVLYEVSIVVAGLVEKRRIKKEQELDKA; translated from the coding sequence ATGAGCGAGAACAAGATCATCAAGGCCATAAAGGATAAAGGAAAAACGTTAGAGGCAGAAATGTCTTTCTTTGATCACCTCGAAGCCTTGAGATGGCACCTCGTAAGAGCTTCGGTAGCAATTGTAATATTTACCGCTGTTGTGTTTTACTACTACGACTGGATTTTTGATACCATTATCATGGGCCCCAGTAAATCAACCTTCTGGACTTACCGGATGCTTTGCAAAATCGGTGCTGCCCTGCACCGTGACGGTTTTTGCATTGACAAAGTAAACATCAAGCTCATCAATACCGAAATGGCGGGGCAGTTTACCCTCCAAATCAACTCGGCATTAATTATAGGTATTACACTGGGCGTCCCGTACCTGATATGGGAAATCTGGCGGTTTATCAAGCCGGCCCTGCACGATGCTGAACGTAAAGCCGCTACCGGCTTTGTGTTTTATGCCTGTGTGCTTTTCTTTTTAGGTATCACCTTTGGTTACTTCGTGATTACACCGATGTCAATCAATTTCCTGTCGAGTTATACGGTGAGCACAGTTATCCAAAATTTATTTGATATCGATTCTTATATCTCGTCAGTAGCTACTCTTACCCTTGCTACAGGTGTTGTTTTCCAATTGCCTATCATTGTTTACATATTGGCCAACCTGGGTGTCATGACGCCTAAGTTCATGAAAGAAACCCGCCGGTATGCCATTGTGGTAATCCTGGTGATAGCCGCCGTGGTTACCCCTACTCCTGATATGCTTACCATGACCGTAGTTAGTATTCCGCTGTTTGTATTGTACGAGGTTAGTATAGTTGTAGCCGGTCTTGTTGAAAAACGGAGGATTAAAAAAGAACAGGAGTTAGATAAAGCATAA
- the rpiB gene encoding ribose 5-phosphate isomerase B: MKQGLKIAIGSDHAGYDYKQILTEALSSVEVKDFGTYSSESVDYPDFAHPVANAVESGECDLGILICGAANGVAITANKHQGIRAAICWKEEIAVLARSHNNANIVCVPARFVTPEEAKAIVTAFLNTEFEGGRHANRVEKIACA, translated from the coding sequence ATGAAGCAAGGATTAAAAATCGCTATCGGTTCGGACCACGCCGGGTATGATTACAAACAAATTTTAACAGAGGCGCTGTCATCTGTCGAAGTAAAAGATTTCGGCACTTATTCATCCGAATCGGTTGATTATCCTGATTTTGCACATCCTGTAGCCAATGCCGTTGAAAGCGGTGAATGCGATCTGGGGATTCTGATTTGCGGTGCAGCCAATGGCGTAGCCATAACTGCCAACAAACACCAGGGCATTCGCGCAGCCATTTGCTGGAAAGAAGAAATAGCAGTACTGGCCCGCAGCCACAACAACGCCAACATAGTTTGCGTACCTGCCCGCTTTGTTACCCCCGAAGAAGCGAAGGCCATAGTAACTGCATTTTTGAATACGGAATTTGAAGGCGGCAGACATGCTAACCGTGTGGAAAAGATAGCCTGCGCTTAA
- a CDS encoding M28 family peptidase, which translates to MNKLPLLLIALASATTACAQQNATAMKYAGLITADDAKKHLSILASDAFEGRETGKPGAEKAANYIAGEFKKLGLQAPVNGSYFFDVPLTENALKVTAFTVNGKSFEYGTDFYLGGAFPDKSTSVNDIVFVGYGTDTEIGSTDLAGKIILWINEDKPEAGTTPNTGYRMTNARMKVIKNLQSKNPAIILAANPGIADALTRYGKSVTSPKLTIKDGIAKPANTNAPVINITTALADELVKPTGKTFADLKSASAAATTPAAAIKNNVVINYATTKKDVKAVDVLGYMPGTDLKDEVLIFSAHYDHIGLNPDEKAKDKVNNGADDDGSGTTGVLEIARAFAKAKKDGHGPRRSILFLGNVGEEKGLLGSEYYSDHPVFPLANTITDLNIDMIGRVGEEYIGKPDSANYVYPIGSAMLSKELHDIGENANNTYTKLKLDYKYDDPNDPNRFYYRSDHYNFAKHGVPIIFYFNGVHADYHQPGDEVSKINFPLLAKRAQLVFYTGWELANRDKRPVVDAAGK; encoded by the coding sequence ATGAATAAATTACCATTATTGCTCATCGCGCTGGCTTCGGCAACGACGGCCTGTGCCCAGCAGAATGCCACGGCAATGAAATACGCCGGGCTGATTACTGCCGACGACGCGAAAAAGCACCTGAGCATCCTGGCTTCGGATGCCTTTGAAGGCCGCGAAACGGGTAAACCAGGCGCGGAGAAAGCCGCTAACTATATAGCCGGCGAATTTAAAAAATTAGGGCTTCAGGCCCCGGTTAACGGATCATACTTTTTTGATGTTCCCCTTACCGAAAATGCTTTGAAAGTAACAGCATTCACCGTTAACGGTAAATCATTTGAGTATGGTACCGATTTCTATCTAGGCGGCGCATTCCCTGATAAAAGCACATCTGTAAACGATATTGTTTTTGTTGGTTACGGTACCGATACCGAAATAGGCAGCACTGATCTGGCAGGCAAAATTATCCTTTGGATCAACGAAGACAAGCCCGAAGCAGGTACCACACCTAATACCGGTTACCGTATGACTAACGCGCGCATGAAGGTTATAAAAAACTTACAAAGCAAAAACCCTGCTATTATATTAGCCGCTAACCCGGGTATTGCAGACGCGCTAACTCGTTATGGCAAAAGCGTAACAAGCCCGAAGTTAACTATTAAGGATGGAATAGCTAAGCCGGCAAACACCAACGCCCCGGTAATTAACATCACCACGGCACTGGCCGACGAGCTGGTAAAACCGACAGGTAAAACCTTTGCCGATCTTAAATCTGCTTCGGCAGCAGCTACTACCCCTGCAGCAGCTATTAAAAACAATGTGGTTATAAATTACGCTACTACAAAAAAAGATGTAAAGGCGGTTGACGTGTTAGGCTATATGCCGGGCACCGACCTGAAAGATGAAGTGCTGATCTTTTCGGCACACTACGACCACATCGGTTTAAACCCTGATGAAAAGGCTAAAGATAAAGTAAACAACGGAGCCGATGATGATGGCTCTGGTACTACCGGCGTTCTGGAAATTGCCCGCGCTTTTGCTAAAGCTAAAAAAGACGGCCACGGGCCACGCCGCAGCATCCTGTTTTTAGGTAACGTTGGCGAAGAGAAAGGTTTATTGGGTTCTGAGTATTATTCAGATCATCCTGTATTCCCGCTGGCTAATACCATTACCGATTTAAACATCGATATGATTGGCCGCGTTGGTGAAGAGTACATCGGCAAGCCTGATTCTGCAAACTATGTGTACCCTATCGGTTCGGCCATGTTAAGCAAGGAACTGCATGACATTGGCGAGAATGCCAATAATACTTACACCAAATTAAAGCTTGATTACAAGTATGACGATCCAAATGATCCCAACAGGTTTTACTACCGCAGTGATCATTACAATTTTGCAAAACATGGCGTACCAATTATCTTCTACTTTAACGGCGTACATGCCGATTATCACCAACCGGGGGATGAAGTAAGCAAGATCAACTTCCCACTGTTAGCTAAACGCGCTCAACTGGTATTTTATACCGGTTGGGAACTTGCCAACCGCGATAAGCGCCCTGTAGTTGATGCTGCTGGTAAGTAG
- a CDS encoding LutB/LldF family L-lactate oxidation iron-sulfur protein, with translation MGATAEEFLVKSEEKAFDADHRRIINFNIDRYNTAVSRGLSRIINLDNAKKKGHVLKWKVMENLDKFLPEFEANFQKRGGRVIWANDVEEAQREILNIIKKANAKTVVKSKSMVTEEIHLNEFLESNQIESLETDLGEYIVQLLGQKPYHIVTPAMHLSKGDIAKLFHEKFGIPIDATPEQITLKARELLREKYVQADVGITGANFLLADTGSIAISENEGNARLCTTFPKIHIAIVGIEKVIPSITDLDLFWPMLSTHGTGQNLTVYNTILSGPRRPDETDGPEEMYVVLLDNGRTNLLAKKDQRQGLYCIRCGACLNGCPIYKNIGGHTYATTYSGPIGSIITPHTQGMEDFKHLSYASSLCGKCTEVCPVKIDIHKMLLLNRRDAVNENLVTNKERWGWAIWKKGMIKRKLTDFFGGGMKNFLLKTFFKRTWGHLREMPRVADKSFSKQWQEMNNTPEE, from the coding sequence ATGGGAGCAACCGCTGAAGAATTTTTGGTAAAATCGGAGGAGAAGGCATTTGATGCTGATCATCGCCGGATTATCAATTTCAATATTGACCGGTACAATACAGCGGTATCGCGGGGTCTTTCACGCATTATTAATTTGGATAACGCCAAAAAGAAAGGTCATGTGCTTAAGTGGAAGGTGATGGAAAACCTGGATAAATTCCTCCCGGAATTTGAAGCCAATTTTCAGAAACGCGGCGGCAGGGTGATCTGGGCTAACGATGTAGAAGAGGCCCAGCGTGAGATCCTGAACATCATCAAAAAGGCCAACGCCAAAACTGTGGTGAAATCCAAATCAATGGTTACCGAAGAAATTCACCTGAACGAGTTTTTAGAGAGCAATCAAATAGAATCGCTCGAAACCGATTTGGGTGAATACATAGTGCAGCTGTTAGGTCAAAAGCCATACCATATTGTTACCCCGGCCATGCACCTGAGCAAGGGGGATATCGCAAAGCTTTTCCATGAAAAGTTTGGTATCCCCATTGATGCCACGCCCGAGCAAATTACCCTCAAAGCCCGTGAGCTGCTTCGTGAAAAATATGTACAGGCCGACGTGGGTATCACCGGTGCCAATTTCCTGCTGGCCGATACCGGCAGCATCGCCATCAGCGAAAATGAAGGCAATGCGCGTCTTTGTACTACATTCCCTAAAATCCATATTGCCATTGTGGGGATCGAGAAGGTCATCCCTTCCATTACCGACCTGGATTTGTTTTGGCCCATGCTGTCTACCCACGGTACAGGACAGAACCTTACCGTTTACAATACTATATTAAGCGGTCCGCGCCGGCCGGATGAAACCGACGGGCCTGAGGAAATGTACGTAGTGCTGCTGGATAATGGCCGCACCAATCTGCTGGCAAAAAAAGACCAGCGCCAGGGCCTTTACTGCATCCGGTGCGGGGCTTGCCTTAATGGCTGCCCTATTTATAAAAACATTGGCGGCCACACTTATGCTACCACCTATAGTGGCCCGATAGGTTCTATCATTACCCCGCACACCCAGGGAATGGAAGATTTTAAACACCTGAGCTATGCTTCAAGCCTGTGCGGTAAGTGTACCGAGGTTTGCCCGGTTAAGATCGATATCCATAAAATGCTACTCCTCAACCGCCGTGATGCGGTGAACGAAAACCTGGTTACCAATAAAGAACGCTGGGGCTGGGCCATCTGGAAAAAGGGAATGATTAAACGCAAGCTTACCGATTTTTTTGGCGGCGGCATGAAAAACTTCCTGCTTAAAACCTTCTTTAAACGTACCTGGGGTCATCTGCGCGAGATGCCGCGTGTGGCTGATAAATCATTCAGCAAGCAATGGCAGGAAATGAATAACACACCCGAAGAATAG
- a CDS encoding dihydrofolate reductase family protein: protein MRKIILNLAVSLDSYIEGPNGEYDWCFDDQDYGLTDFFKACDAVFIGRKSYELIMRTDPKMFAAMKMYVFSDTLHDPQADNVEILRSADFKSRIEEIRSQEGRDIWLFGGAELVEAFIKKNLISELLLSVHPVILGSGKPLFTNIKERINLILLGAEQFSSGLIQLRYIIKP, encoded by the coding sequence ATGCGTAAAATAATCTTAAACCTCGCTGTTAGTCTCGATAGCTATATTGAAGGCCCTAATGGTGAATACGACTGGTGCTTTGACGACCAGGATTATGGCCTTACCGATTTTTTTAAAGCTTGTGATGCTGTCTTCATCGGGCGCAAAAGTTATGAACTGATTATGCGTACCGATCCAAAAATGTTTGCCGCCATGAAAATGTATGTATTTTCGGATACACTTCATGATCCGCAAGCTGATAATGTTGAAATACTGAGGTCTGCTGATTTTAAAAGCAGGATCGAAGAAATCAGGAGCCAGGAAGGACGGGATATCTGGTTGTTTGGCGGGGCAGAACTTGTTGAAGCGTTTATCAAAAAAAACCTGATCTCCGAATTATTATTATCAGTACACCCCGTAATTTTAGGTAGTGGAAAACCACTTTTTACAAATATAAAAGAGCGCATTAACCTGATACTGCTTGGCGCCGAGCAATTTTCAAGCGGACTTATTCAGCTCAGGTATATCATCAAACCGTAG
- the gldD gene encoding gliding motility lipoprotein GldD, translating to MGDLELKGEASMKYVSLLVVVLLFLAACGGNHDYAPKPRGYYRIAFPKKEYRDYAAGCPYTFNYPKYAFIEPDKKREAKPCWVNMQFPQFNATLHLSYQPITSKKEFNELVEDARTFAFKHTVKATSIDEGIIHYADKKVYGIYYTIDGNAASSAQFFLTDSVHNYMRGALYFNSEPRLDSIQPVLNFIKQDLAVMIKSFKWK from the coding sequence ATGGGAGATCTGGAACTCAAAGGAGAAGCATCCATGAAATATGTAAGTTTACTGGTAGTAGTGCTATTGTTTTTGGCGGCGTGTGGCGGCAATCATGATTATGCACCCAAGCCGCGCGGCTACTATCGCATAGCATTCCCTAAAAAAGAATACCGTGATTATGCTGCCGGGTGCCCATATACTTTTAACTATCCCAAATACGCCTTTATTGAACCCGATAAAAAGCGTGAGGCCAAACCTTGCTGGGTAAATATGCAGTTCCCGCAGTTTAATGCCACGCTGCATTTAAGCTATCAGCCCATCACCTCAAAAAAAGAGTTTAATGAACTGGTGGAGGATGCCCGCACTTTCGCCTTTAAGCATACGGTAAAAGCCACATCTATTGACGAAGGCATCATCCATTATGCCGATAAGAAAGTTTATGGTATTTATTATACAATAGACGGCAATGCCGCTTCATCGGCGCAGTTTTTCCTTACGGATAGCGTACATAATTATATGCGTGGGGCGCTATATTTTAACAGTGAACCCCGGCTTGACTCCATACAGCCGGTGCTTAATTTTATAAAGCAGGATCTGGCTGTGATGATCAAAAGTTTTAAGTGGAAGTAA
- the aroE gene encoding shikimate dehydrogenase (AroE; catalyzes the conversion of shikimate to 3-dehydroshikimate), producing MKHYGLIGFPLSHSFSKKFFTEKFAAEGITDARYDLYPIEHIKDLQNLLDEHPDICGLNVTIPHKINVLPFLDWIEHDARTAGAVNCIRVTAESPIEAAFSGEIGVKDHDFRLEGYNTDIYGFEESLKPLIGDGNDDALVLGDGGAAKAVKCVLENLGITYKVVTRKPTHHADNILFKDLQPHHILQHKLIINTTPLGTHPNVDECPPIPYDFIGENHILYDLIYNPEETLFLKRGRERGAVTKNGYEMLVLQAEKSWEIWNSKEKHP from the coding sequence ATGAAACACTACGGACTAATTGGTTTTCCGCTTTCTCACTCATTTTCAAAAAAGTTTTTTACCGAAAAATTTGCAGCCGAAGGTATTACAGATGCACGCTATGATCTTTATCCCATTGAGCATATCAAGGACCTGCAGAACTTGCTTGATGAACATCCGGATATTTGTGGTCTTAATGTAACCATTCCCCATAAAATAAATGTATTGCCTTTTTTAGATTGGATAGAGCACGACGCCCGTACTGCCGGTGCCGTAAACTGTATCAGGGTAACTGCCGAAAGCCCGATCGAAGCCGCGTTTTCGGGCGAGATAGGAGTTAAAGATCATGATTTCAGGTTGGAGGGGTATAATACCGACATTTACGGATTTGAGGAATCATTGAAGCCTTTAATTGGCGATGGAAATGATGACGCCCTGGTTTTGGGTGATGGCGGTGCCGCAAAGGCTGTAAAGTGCGTACTCGAAAACTTAGGTATCACTTATAAAGTTGTTACCCGCAAGCCCACGCACCATGCGGATAATATATTATTCAAAGATCTTCAGCCGCACCATATCCTGCAGCATAAACTTATCATCAATACAACCCCGCTGGGTACTCATCCCAATGTTGATGAATGCCCGCCTATACCTTATGATTTTATTGGCGAGAATCATATTTTGTACGACCTGATCTATAACCCTGAAGAAACCCTGTTTTTAAAACGCGGTCGTGAGCGCGGTGCGGTCACTAAAAATGGCTATGAAATGCTGGTTTTACAGGCCGAAAAATCATGGGAGATCTGGAACTCAAAGGAGAAGCATCCATGA